The Desulfuromonas versatilis genome has a segment encoding these proteins:
- a CDS encoding MATE family efflux transporter: MDKTQMPHSVVPTPGGMREMLAIALPMVVSHGCETLLIFTDRLFLSRLGPEQMSAAMAGGLTSFMMMTFFIGLTGYATALVAQYLGAGERQRCALVVSQALLIALVAYPLILAGRPLAHGLFALAGIAPEQLAPQRQYFDILLYGALPVLLRTCLASFFSGIGRTRVVMLAALVAMLVNVGANYLLIFGRFGVPALGIRGAAWGTLLGSLCGLAVLVAVYFGRDNRQAYGVLDALRLERAVMKKLLRFGSPAGVEMFLNLLAFTVMILIFHSHGLTTATAVTVVFNWDMVSFVPLIGIQIGVVSLVGRYLGASHPEIAERAAISGLKMGWIYSSVILLLFVCLPEQLVEIFRPQGADETFSQAAPLAVGMLRLASLYVLADAVMVVFSGALRAAGDTFWAMTVSVTMHWLLVPLLFVLLKVFQLPPQSAWLALIGLFLCFSGVFYLRYRSGRWKHLAMIGDEPGGPLAVSGGGA; encoded by the coding sequence ATGGACAAGACGCAAATGCCTCATTCTGTGGTCCCCACGCCGGGCGGCATGCGCGAGATGCTCGCCATTGCCCTGCCGATGGTGGTCTCCCACGGCTGCGAGACGCTGCTGATCTTCACCGACCGGCTGTTTTTGTCGCGGCTTGGGCCGGAGCAGATGAGCGCGGCCATGGCCGGCGGACTGACCAGCTTCATGATGATGACCTTCTTCATCGGCCTGACCGGCTACGCCACCGCCCTGGTGGCCCAGTACCTGGGGGCAGGAGAGCGGCAACGCTGCGCGCTGGTGGTTTCCCAGGCCCTGCTCATCGCCCTGGTCGCCTATCCCTTGATCCTGGCGGGGCGGCCGCTGGCCCACGGCCTGTTCGCCCTGGCGGGGATCGCCCCGGAGCAGTTGGCGCCCCAGCGGCAGTATTTCGACATCCTGCTCTACGGCGCCCTGCCGGTGCTGCTGCGCACCTGCCTGGCGAGCTTCTTCTCCGGAATCGGCCGCACGCGGGTGGTGATGCTCGCCGCCCTGGTCGCCATGCTGGTCAACGTCGGCGCCAATTACCTGCTCATCTTCGGCCGCTTCGGGGTGCCCGCCCTGGGCATCCGCGGGGCGGCCTGGGGGACGCTGCTCGGCAGCCTGTGCGGGCTGGCGGTGCTGGTCGCGGTTTATTTCGGCAGGGACAACCGCCAGGCCTACGGTGTGCTCGACGCCCTGCGCCTGGAGCGGGCGGTGATGAAAAAGCTGTTGCGTTTCGGCTCTCCCGCCGGGGTGGAGATGTTTCTCAACCTGCTGGCCTTCACCGTCATGATCCTCATCTTCCACTCCCACGGGCTGACTACGGCCACCGCGGTCACCGTCGTCTTCAACTGGGACATGGTCTCCTTCGTGCCGCTGATCGGCATCCAGATCGGCGTGGTCAGCCTGGTGGGGCGCTACCTGGGAGCAAGCCATCCCGAGATCGCCGAGCGGGCCGCCATCTCGGGGCTGAAAATGGGCTGGATCTACTCCTCGGTGATTCTGCTGCTGTTCGTCTGCCTGCCCGAGCAACTGGTCGAGATCTTTCGCCCCCAGGGGGCCGACGAGACCTTTTCCCAGGCGGCGCCGCTGGCCGTCGGCATGCTGCGGCTGGCCTCGCTCTACGTGTTGGCCGACGCGGTGATGGTGGTGTTCAGCGGGGCGCTGCGCGCCGCCGGCGACACCTTCTGGGCCATGACGGTCTCGGTCACCATGCACTGGCTGCTGGTGCCGCTGCTGTTCGTCCTGCTCAAGGTATTCCAGCTGCCCCCGCAAAGCGCTTGGCTGGCGCTGATCGGGCTGTTTCTCTGCTTCAGCGGAGTGTTCTACCTGCGCTACCGCAGCGGGCGCTGGAAACATCTGGCCATGATCGGCGACGAGCCCGGCGGGCCGCTGGCTGTTTCGGGCGGGGGCGCCTGA